Part of the Sphaerochaeta associata genome is shown below.
TGCTTGAATCCCACCCAGGGACTGCCGGTAATGCCGCGTGCTGCGATGTAATTCTTGAAGGCGATCTGCACGCCATACATGGGCAGATAGTGAAATATGAGGTAATAGGTGATGGGCAACAGGCACAATACCAAGAGCTGCCAGTCGCGGATCCACATCCTCTTAAGCGGTTTCATACGTTGATTCTTTACTGTCATTCCTAACTTCCCCTCATCGATTGGATGGCAGGTTCAGTATAGGGATGTACTTTTTTATCACGCAATGTCCGGTTTTTTTTCGAATGTGCAGTTCTTATACCAGGCACTATGCAATTTTTTTTGGAGTATGCAATATTTTGGAGAAGCAGATGAAAAAGATGATAAGTATATGCAAATAAGAGAAATGATGCTTGATAACCCGGCAATGCATCACTTCGTTGTAGTTTCAGTGAGTGATGCTATACTGGTACGAAAGAGGTACATCAGTGAAGCTCCAGTTCAGGCATAAACGTTGGTTTTATAAACACCTGTTCTCCTACATCCTCCTGCTTGTGGTTCCCTTGGTCATCATCAATGGATGTTTTGGGAAACAAATCAACGAAACGTACCAGCAGGAGGTGGTCTCCCGACTCAGGTCGGACATCCATGCGCTCAGGGATACGGTAGACGACGAACTCGAGCTCCTGCTCAGTACCGTACACCAATTTCAATTGTTGCAGACAGTAAATCGTTATCGGTTTGAAGATGATCCCCTGCAGGCCAACTCCATCAAATCCATGCTGGCCACCTTTACCATAACCAATCGCTTGCTTGGCGACATAGTCTATCTGCCTTACGGCCAGAACTTTCTTTTTACCAGCTCAACCACCAGCAGGATTGACTTTTTCGCCCGGGAGATGTACGTGACCGAGGGCCTCGAACCTGAGGAATTTTTATCAGAGCTTTACTCCTTGAAGCACTTGAAAGCGTATTCAGTGGAGCGCTACAAGAATGAGAAGGGGCTGGTGATTGCCATTCCCCTGGTTTCCGACTACGCAACAGTAAGCGGGGTCTGCCTGTTCTTCATCGCCGATTCCACCCTGGAAGCGATGATACACAGCAAGCTTTCCCAATACAGAGCCCGTCTGCAGTTGCATGCCGATGATGATTCCCTCTTATTCCAATCCTCCGCTTCTGATGAGCCAATGCCTGATCAAGCGATTACCTTCTCTGTGTCATCGAACGTGGCTCCTTGGGCCTATACGGTCCACATTCCCCAAGAACAAGCACTCTTGGATGATTTGAATCGACTCTCCGGCTTGCAGCAGACCAGCACCTTGATCGTGGTGCTTGCTGTTTCAGTTCTCATATTCTTTCTCATGTTCATCAACTATACGCCGATCAAGCGACTGCAGAAACTTGCGGGAAATCTTGCCGATGCCAACCCTGCCGCCCGAAAGCTTGGTGAGCTGGAGGAGATTGCAAGCACCTTGGATTATCTGAAGAACCAGAATACCTCGCTTGTGATGAAACTGGAAAAAAGCCGGGAATCAGAACACAACATCGTGTTGCAAAGGTTGTTGAGCGGCAGGTACAAGACCATTAAGGCCTTTAATGTGGATGCATCCGAGCTGAGTATTGAGTTTCAGTACCCGCAGTTCCTGGTTGCTTGCATCCAACTGCAGGAAACCAACCGGGATAGTGATGAATTGGCCCAATTGATGCGTGATGAGCTGCCCGAGGAATTAAACTGCTACTATGTGTTCACCCCGATTCCAGACCGGATCTATTTCATCAATAGTGTAAGGACCGAGGATTTCGTATGCATACCCGCCTTCTATGAGGGCATGCGAAAGACCATAGAGGCACAAACCGGATTGAGTCTGACCGTCGGCCTTGGTTCTCTGGTCGAAGGAGCGATCGATATTCCCCGTTCCTTCCTGGAAGCACGTACGGCATTGGATTATCGGTTTGTCAAAGGGAAGAATACAACCATAATTTTTGACGAGGTGTGCAAGTCTGTAAGCTATTCGGTATCCTATCCCCACACCCTGTTGGACCAATTGCATGTTTCGCTGAAAGCGCGTAATGAAGAAGCAATTGAGAGCAGGACGGCTGAACTCATTGCGTTTCTCGTGCAGGATACGATTCCTCTCTTTTTAGCGAAGAGCATCTCCTTTGATATGATCACCCTTTTCTTCGATCATCTGCCGGCTTCCGTACAATCGGCTGAGGATTCTCAGCGGGAATTCTTCCTGCTCAGCGATATTGACACCATCGATGAAGTGGTGCAAATCGTAGAGTCGGTGAAGGATAAGCTTTTACATATGGAAAAGCTTGAACATACCGAGGATTCCCAGGCGTTGCTCAAGGATATCACCGAGTACATCAAGGTGCATTGCTTTGAATGCAACTTCACCATGCTGCAGGTATCGGATGCTTTTTCCATGCAATTGCCCAACCTGAGCCTGTTTTTCAAGGAACATACCCAGCTCAATCTGCTGGATTACGTAACCGCACTCCGCATGCATGCAGCCAAGCAGTTGTTGTCGGAAACAGACCTTCCGCTCAAGGATGTCAGTTTGCAAATCGGATACTATAATATCTCAAGCTTTATTCGTAGATTCAAGCAGCTGAATGGGATAACCCCCGGGGACTATCGCAAGATACATAAGGGGATGCAAAGAAAACCAAAGAGTCCGGATGAGAATCTTGTATAGAAGTTTTTTCGTGTGAATCGAAAAAAAACCAAGATTGTCAGCAAAAATTTGCATGTACGGCCTCCTATGACCATGCAAAACTGGATACAGAGAAAATCCATTAGGAGGGATCTATGAAAAAGTTAATGGTCGTAATGTGCTTGGCACTCGTCCTCGTTGCTCCTGTCTTCGCCCAAGGGCAAGGTGAGAGTAAAGGTGTTGAAATCGGATGCGCAATCTACAAGTTCGATGACACCTTCATGACCGGTGTCCGCAATGCCATCACCGCCGCTGCCGCCGAGACTGATGCAAAGGTTGAGGTCGTCGATTCCATGAACATCCAGGCCACTCAGAATGAGAAGGTCGACCTGTTCATCACCAAGGGAATGAAAGCCATGCAGATCAACCCTGTCGACCGCACCGCCGCCGGTGTCATCATCGACAAGGCTAAGAAAGCCAACATTCCCGTAGTATTCTTCAACCGTGAACCGCTGGCTGAGGATATGGCAAAGTGGGACAAGATCTACTACGTTGGGGCTCGTGCTGAAGAGTCCGGTACCATGAGTGGTCAGATCATCGCCGACTATTGGAAGGCCAACAAGTCCATGGACAAGAATGGCGACGGCGTTCTGCAGTATGTCATGCTCAAGGGCGAACCCGGCCACCAGGACGCAGAGCTGCGCACTGAATACTCCATCAAGAATCTGCAGGACAACGGAATCAAGGTGCAGAAGCTTGCTGAAGACACCGGCATGTGGGATCGTGTAAAGGGCCAGGAAAAGATGGCCGCTTTCATCGCCAGCCAGGGCGACAAGATTGAAGCAGTCTTTGCAAACAATGATGACATGGCTCTTGGTGCAATCGAAGCCCTTAAGGCTGCCGGTTACTTCAAGGACGGAAAGTTCATGCCTGTCGTTGGTGTTGACGCCACCGCTCCTGCTCTCCAGGCTCTCGAAGAAGGCACTCTGCTGGGCACCGTCCTCAACGACGCTGTCAACCAGGGCCGTGCAACCTTCATGCTCTCGTATGATTTGGCAAGGGGAATCACCCCCACCGATGCTTCCATCGGCTACAAGATTACTGATGGAAAGTACGTATGGGTTCCCTACCAGAAGGTCACCAAGGAGAACTACAAGCAGTTCAAATAACGTTTGAAATGCAGGAATTCCCCCTCCGGGTTGCTCGATGATCCGGAGGGTTTTTTAAAGGGACTACACCCCGGGAAAGCCGGGGAGGCGAGGGAAGTCATGTATGTATTAGAAATGAACCATGTTTCCAAGGCGTTCCCCGGCGTAAAGGCTTTGGACGACGTGAGCTTGAAAGTAAGGCCGGGAACAGTGCATGCCTTGATGGGAGAGAATGGAGCAGGCAAGTCCACCTTGATGAAGTGCCTGTTCGGCTTGTACTCCATGGATGAGGGTGATATAGCCTTCAATGGGCAGCCCGTCAACATTGCCAGTGTCAAAGAGGCACTGAACCTGGGAATCTCCATGATTCACCAGGAACTCCATCTCATACCCTACCGGTCGGTGATGGAAAATATTTGGCTCGGCCGGTACCCACGTATCGGGGGATCGAAGAGCCCCGTTGTGGATCACAAGAAAATGTACGAGATGACCGCTTCCTTGTTGAAGGAGCTCAATCTCACCACCATACAGCCGACCGATTTGCTGCGTACGCTCTCCGTCTCCAAGGCCCAGAGTGTCGAGATTGCAAAGGCGGTCTCCTATGAATCAAAAATCATCATCATGGATGAACCGAGCTCCTCCCTGACGGAGAATGAGGTTGAACATCTGTTCACCATCATCCGCTCTCTAAGGGATCGCGGGGTTGCGATCATCTACATTTCCCATAAAATGGAAGAAATCTTGAAGATTTCCGACGAAGTGACCATCATGCGTGACGGCAAATATGTCGGTACCTGGCCCTCCAGCGAACTGACCACCGCCACCATCATCAAGAGAATGGTAGGTCGTGACCTGACTCATCGGTTCCCGTCGGCTGAGAGCAACATCGGCTCTGAATTACTCAGGGTTGAAAATTACACCTCGCCGAACCCCAGAAGCTTCAAGGATGTTTCCTTCACCCTGCATAAAGGCGAGATTTTGGGAATCGGCGGTTTGGTCGGAGCCCAACGCACCGAAGTCATGGAGGCCGTTTTCGGTTTGAGGCTCCACAGTGAAGGAACGTTGTACCTGAAGGGCAAGCCGGTGCACTGCAACAATGCCTATGATGCCAAGAGACTGGGGATGGCCCTGCTCACCGAGGAGCGTAGAGCGACGGGAATTTTCCCTGTTCTGTCTGTGCAGGAGAACTTGGTAATTGCCAACATTGCCTCATATGTGAACAAGAGCGGGCTTCTCAATGCCGCAAAGATGGCTGAGGACACCAAGAAGAGCATCAAGGATTTGGATATCAAGACGCCGTCGGCGAGAACCTTGATCAAGAGCCTGAGCGGCGGAAACCAGCAGAAAGTGCTTTTTGCCCGTTGGTTGCTCACCACCCCTGAGATTCTCATTCTTGACGAACCGACGCGTGGTATCGACGTCGGGGCCAAGTATGAGATTTATGTCATCATGCGAGAGCTTGCAGCACAAGGCAAGGGCGTGATTATGATCAGCAGTGAGATGCCGGAACTCTTGGGTATGACCGATCGAATCGTAGTCATGAGTGAAGGTCGTGTGGCGGGTGTCGTGGACAGCAAGAAAACAAGCCAGGAAGAGATTATGGAACTGGCGACAAAGTACGTCGGGTAGGGGGAAAGCATGCAAGGCATTGGTAAATCGATATTGAATAAAAAAAGTCTGAAGCAGTTCGTCATGGACAAGGCAATTTTTCTTGTACTGCTGATGCTGGTCATCGTGATCGCCATCATCAATCCGCGCATCCTGCGCCTTCAGGTGCTTCGGGATATCCTGATGATGAGCTCGACGAAAATCATCATGGCCTTGGGCATGATGTTTGTCATCCTTACCGGTGGTGTCGACCTCGGCGGTGGACGTTTGGTCGGTATGGCTGCAGTTGTGTCCGCCTCCATGCTGCAGACTGCAGATTACGTCAGGCGTTTTTACCCTGACCTGGGCCAGATTCCCATCATCCTCCCGATTCTGCTTGCAGTATTTGTTGGAACACTCTTTGGAATGATGAACGGTCTGATTGTTGCAAAATTCAAGGTTCCGGCCTTCATTGCAACCCTCTCCTCGATGTTGATCATCTACGGCATCAACTCCATCTACTTCAACATGCCTCCAAACAACAGCCAGCCCATCGGAGGACTGAGGGCCGACTTCACCTACCTTGGCTCAGGTTCCATCGGATTTGTTCCTGTCATCGTCATCTTCGCCGCCCTTGTTTCAATCATCGTCTGGTTCGTGTTGAACAAGACTGTTTTCGGCAAGAACGTGTATGCTGTGGGCGGCAATCCCGAGGCGGCGGCGGTCTCCGGCATCAATATCACCAAGACGCTGGTGGGCCTCTTCGGTGTCTGTGGATTCCTCATCTCCCTCTCCGGCGTTCTGGAAGCCGCCCGTACGGGAGGAGCGACCAACAACTATGGAAACGGCTATGAGCTCGATGCCATTGCATCCTGCGTCGTGGGTGGTGTTTCCACCACCGGTGGCGTGGGGACGGTGAGCGGAGTCATCGCCGGCGTAATCATCTTCAGCTTCATCAACTATGGTCTGACCTTCATCGGGGTGAACCCATACTGGCAGAACATCATCAAGGGCGTCATCATTGTATCGGCGGTTTCTTTCGATATAAGGAAATACGTCCAGAAGAAGTAGTCATGCATCCCTTCCACGTATTGAGGCAGGAGTAATCCTGCCTCTTTTCATGCATCAAGCACACTGGCAAAAATCAATTGGATTGGGTACCATGGAAGCACTATTGAGCACCGAAAGGAGTACCCATGAAACCCATAGTAATAAACTCGCCTTCTTTGGCAAACTGCAATCTGTTGGAGTTGAAGGACAACGTCCAGGAACTGGTCGATGCCGGCGTCACCTGGATGCATATTGATTTGATGGATGGCCATTATGTGCCGAACCTCTATTTTCCCATCCGTATAGTCTCTGATTTGAAGGCTGCATACCCTCAGCTGACCCTCGATGTGCATATGATGGTAACCAATCCGATGGATTACATCCAAAGGCTTGCCGATGCAGGGGCCGACTACCTCAGCTTCCACTCGGACAGCACAAACTTTGTCATCAGGACCTTGGAGACGATCCGAAAGAGCGGTATAAAAAGCGGCATCCTGGTAAATCCATCCCAAAGTGTCAGAAGCATCGAGCCGTATGTGGACTTGCTGGACATGGTCACCCTGATGGCTGTTGAACCCGGTTTTGCAGGACAGCAGTTCATGAGTCGTACACTCAAACGGGTCGAAGGGCTGGCAACGGTGCGTAAAGAGAGCGGACAGGACTTCTTGATCAACGTGGACGGGGCGATCAACTACCCCAATCTCACTCCCTGCATCGTTCGGGGGGCGAATGTCATCGTCACCGGGATTTTCACCATCTTCAAACAGCCTGATGGCATTACTGCAGCATGCAAGCGCTTTGATGCTGAAGTGGCGAACGCCCTGAAGGCCGGTTGGATAGGGGATGCATATTAAGAAGAGATGGGTGAGGCAGGCTTGATCCTGCCTCGATATACTCATTGGAATGTCTGGAACAACAACCTCTGATGCTCCTCGCTGAACATCGACTCCTTGGTCACCAGGTCGAAGTCGACCAGCTTTCGGGCAGGCTTGTTGCCATTTAGCAAGTCGATGGCTGCCATCACCGAGCGATAGCCGAGGTTGAAGGAGTTCACCACCACCAAGGCATCGATTACACCCTTCTCCAGAAGCTGGATTTCAAACTGCGTTGTTCCAAATGCAATGAAATGAATATTCGATGAGTCACCCAGTGCATTGGCCACCCCATGGGCGGTGTACTCCTCCAAGGCAAAGACAAGATTGATTGAAGGATCGCTTAGTAAAGCATTGCGCGTAATGTCACGAGCGATTGCTTCATCGGTAAAGCTGTACGTTGCACTGATGATTCTTGCGTTTGCCCGTTCGGAGAATGCTTGCACCAAGGACTCCACCAGATTTGTCATGCTGGTGGTATTCGGCATGGACCCGATGACCAGGGCATTGATCGGCTCACCCTCGGGAAAATGGGTGAATGCATGTTCGGCCATCGCCTTGCCGATCTGTCGGTAATCGGCGGTGATCAGGAAATCCCCGCTCTGGTTGCGCAGCGCGGTATCGGCGAGTACCACCTTGATGCCCGAGCTCCGTGCCTTTGCAACCACATCCTCAAGCCGGGTATAATGGCTTGGCGAGAGCACTATCGCATCGAATTGTTGGTCTATAGCCCTCTGAACGGCACTGATTTGTCCCTCGTAGTCGGATTCATTTACCGGTGCAAGGAACTCAAGGACCGCTCCGGTGGAGCTGCGGGCGCTACGGGCACCGTTCTTCAGGGCCCCCCAGAATTCGCCTCCCTGCATCATGGTAATGACGGCAATGCGATAGGAGGTATTGGCTTCACTCTTCTTATTCGAGCAGCCAACCAGAAGAGAAAGGATGATAAGCATCAGGATGCATCGTCTCATGATTGCACCACCTTGATCGGTTGGATCGGACTCTGTTCGGGAATGACCAGTCTGACCAGCGTCCCCACATCCAGCTCACTGGAAAGCTCCAGGCCGTAATCCGAACCATAGTAGAGTTGGATTCGCTGATGGACATTCCTTACCCCGATGCCGACTCCCTTGGGGTGATATCCGTCGAAACTGAGGATGGTGGCCAGCTTCTGTTCATCCATCCCCACCCCGTTGTCACGCACCTCGATGACCACGGCCCCGGGTTTTCTCTTGAACACCTTGATATCGATATGGCCCATCTCCTGCAGGTACTTGATCCCATGGTAGATGGCGTTCTCTACGATCGGCTGAATGATGAGCTTGATGGTCGGTAGGTTCTCCATCCCCTCTTCCATGGTGATGGAGAACTCAAACTTGTCCTGATAGCGGATCTGCTGGATGATCAAGTAGTTGCGGACATGCTCAAGCTCCTCGGCAAGGGTGATGATGTCCCGTCCCTTGCTGATGGAAATGCGGAAGAGCTTTGCCAGAGCGGTGATCATGGTGATCACCCCTTCGGTATCGTTCTGTTCGGCCATCCAGACCACCGAATCGAGGGTGTTGTAGAGGAAGTGGGGATTGATCTTCGCCTGCAGTGCATCCAGCTCGAACTTTCGCTTCATCTCCTGGCTTGTCACAATGTCGTCCATCAGCTCTCGGATGCGTTTGACCATCACCGCAAAGGTCTGCGACAGGGCCGCAACCTCCTGGTTTCCTCCCACCGTCGGCGGAGCGGAGAAGTCCCCGCGTTCCACACTGTTCATCAACCTGTCGAGTTCCCTGATGGGCCGGCTGATATAGGCCGACACCGTACGTGCCAGAATAATGGTGATGACAATGCAGAAACCCAGGACGATGAGCATGACGGTAGTATACTGGTCCAAGCCCGCCATCAGCTCGTCCATGAATGCCACCCCGACAATTCGCCAACGGGCATTGTTCACCGTATCGATGATGACCAGGCGCTGCCTTCCCTCGAAAGTGTTCGTAAAGGTGCCGAAAATATACTCTTGGGCGGAATCGAGGTCTTCGTTGAATAAGTTGGAGTTGATCAGTTGCTGGTACGGGTGGTACACGATTTTGCCGTTGTTGTCGATGAAATACACGTATCCTGTTGCTCCAAGCTTGGCGCTCTGGCTCAGTTCACTGACCGTCCTGAAGTTCATGTCGATCAACAGAAGACCTTGGCTGAGCTCTCCTTCCTCATTGGTGTAGCTGATCTGCTGGCTGTAGGTGATGACCCAAGGATAGCTGGAGGTAAAGAGTTGCTGGACATGAGGACCGGTGAAATAAAAGTTGCCCTCTCCACCCAAAGCCCTGGTGAACCACGTCTGTTTGGCAATCTCAGTCGCATCTCTTCGGGGGGCATCGGTGGTGGAAAGCAGTACATTGCCCTCCAAGTCGAACAGCAGCAGGCAGACGATGTCCTGGCGGCTGTCGACGATTGAGGAGAGCCTCCTCTCGATCTCGGTCCGGGAGAGCTCATTGGTCTGCTTGGAAAGATCTCGGGCGTAGCCGGCGATGGTCAGTATATCGTTTGTGTAATAGTTGAGGTTGGCATTTACCTGTCTGACGATTTCCCTGGTGGAGACGGTGGCATTCTCGCGGATGGTTGAGGAGAACTGGCTGTACAGGATGGCGGAGATGAGCAGCGTGAAGGAGATGGAAACAAAGGCGATGGCGAAGGTGAGTATGGTTTTAATGGAGTGAGGATGATTGGGCTTGCTCATCGGTTTCCCTGCCGAAATTGGGAGGGAGAGAGACCTACATGCCGTTTGAAGCAGAAGCTGAAGTAGTTGGGCTCGGCAAAGCCTACCGCTTGTGCTATCTCATAGGTCTTTCCCTCGGTCTTGACGAGCAGCTCTTTCGCCCTGTCCATTCTCAAGCCAGTCAAATACTGTACAAAGCTGATGCCGACCTCCTTCTTGAAGGTGGAGCTGAAATAGGAAGTGCTCACCCCGATCATTTCACAAATCTCTTCCAGCCCGAATCCGGGTTCTGTGAAGTGCTTTGCGATCAAGGCCTTGGCCTGGCCGATGAACTGGATATGAGACTGAGCCCTTTGTCCGGCGATCAATTGCCGTACCAAATGGCAAAGGCGGATGAAGTAGCGCCTGGCTTTTCCCAGTGTTGAGAGGGTTGCAAGCTCGGAGAAGAGGTTTCTGCCTTCACCCTCAACCACTGAAAAGAGGGTATGCCCGTATGAGTGTGTGAGGTCTTGAAGCAGGAAGGCAAGTTCCAACAGCAGTGCCTGCATCTGTTCCAGGCTCAGGGAGGCAAGCTGCTCTCCGAGCAGTTGGTTCACCGCTTCGGTCACCTGTTCCTCGCTGCCCAATTTAACAGCAACCAGTACGTTGGCCTTCAGCTCTTCCAGTTGCTGTTGATGCTCCTCGACCGGCAGCTTCTCCAAGTCACTGATGAACAACAGCGATTGCTCGGGGTAACAGGAGCTGTAGTTGAGGGCTGTCAGCGCCTGATGATACGACTGCTTGATAGCCGAAGGGGAGTGTACGAGGTTTCCCACTCCAAGGACAGCCTGGAAGGAGTACTTCTGCAGGTATGCCTGCAACTGCTCGGCTTTACGGTAGGTTTGTTTACGGAACACTGAATCGTAATGGTCCTGGCCGTGGCTTTGGGAGCTGAAAATAATGACAATCTGGTTCTCGAATTGGAAGAGCAATACTCCATCGTCCTTTTTCACTACTTGTTCAACAATCTCAAACATGGCCATCGACTGCAACGGGTCGTCCATCACATGGTCGGTTTCGATGACGGCTACCATGAATTCATCCTTGCTCAGATTGAATCCATACTCGGCTGCCTTGGACAACAAGGCGGCATCGGAGGATGGGTGTACTGTAGTCAACAATGAAACCAGAAACTTCTCCCTGATAAGCGGGAGGGCCTGTTGATACGCCTGATTGAGTCTGTCCTGGTCCTGGATGCGCTTGATCTCCTCATCCAAATGTTTGCCAAGACGCTTGAGCAGATTGCACAAGTCCTCGACCGAAACAGGTTTGAGTACATATTCACTGACATCGTAACGCATCGCCTGTTGTGCATAGGTGAATTCGTCATACCCACTGAGGATGACCAATGTCGTCGTCGGATGGGAGATGCGGATCTTCTGGATGAGTTCGATTCCATCGAGGTAGGGCATCCTGATATCGGTGATTACGACATCGGGATGCAGCTCCTCGATCAACTCCAAAGCCTCGATGCCGTTTCCGGCCTCGCCCACCACACAGAAATTGTAGCGTTCCCATGGGGTGCGGCTGCGAATCCCCTCTCGTACTGCTGTCTCATCGTCAACCAAAAGAATCGTATACGCCATAGGATATATGGTAGTGGCAAAGGCCCGGCGACGCAAGAAAATTACCCGTTGCACCACCAATCGAACATCACAGAGGTGGAACGGTTCATCTCTTCCATGAAGGCCGAGGTATGTTTTCTGAGGTAGTAGTAATCGGCAAGGGTTCCCGTGTTTTCGTAGGGAAGCGACCGGCTCCTGCGTCGGTCTTCTTCATGGAGTTCGTACGCTCTTTCCAGCTGCTCGATATGAGGTTCCTCATAACGGTCCGTCATGAAGACGGCATCCTGGGGACATCGAGGAGTCAGCTTGACCGGACCTTTGCCCTTGGGATAGCCGAAGATGAGCATGCAGGCTGGAATTGTGTACTGCCTGAGGTCGAGAAGACTCCTGAGTTGTTCAAAATTCTCGATGACATCGCCGATGTAACACGATCCGATACCCAGGGCTTCTGCACCAACCACGGCATTCTGCGCAGCAATGATGGCATCCTGCATGCAAAGATGCAGATCTCCCAGACCCGGTTTTCTATAGGCGGCAAGGCCCGCCTCATCGGCACGCTCTACTGCACCGCTCTCATGAAAGTAGTTGACCCACTTCTGCATATCGGCGAGGAACACCCACACCAAAGGAGCTTTCTCGATCATGCTCTGTTCGTCGCAGATACGGGCGAGCTGCTCTTTCTTAGAGGGATCCTGGACCTCGACGATGGAATAGAGGGCCATATTGCCTGCTGTAGGAGCACGCAGGGTGGTTTCTTTGAGAAGGGTGAGCACTTCCGGTTCAATTGCACGGTCTTCAAAGGCGCGTACCGATCGACGGTTGTTCAATAGCTGTAAAGTTTCTTGCATGCGTTGAGTATAGGACAAAGTATGCCCTTCTTCCAGAGAAGATATACAAATTGCAGAGTATCGGATATCCTAATCCTATGAAGAGCGTGAAAGCCTACCGATATCGATACTTGA
Proteins encoded:
- a CDS encoding substrate-binding domain-containing protein, which translates into the protein MRRCILMLIILSLLVGCSNKKSEANTSYRIAVITMMQGGEFWGALKNGARSARSSTGAVLEFLAPVNESDYEGQISAVQRAIDQQFDAIVLSPSHYTRLEDVVAKARSSGIKVVLADTALRNQSGDFLITADYRQIGKAMAEHAFTHFPEGEPINALVIGSMPNTTSMTNLVESLVQAFSERANARIISATYSFTDEAIARDITRNALLSDPSINLVFALEEYTAHGVANALGDSSNIHFIAFGTTQFEIQLLEKGVIDALVVVNSFNLGYRSVMAAIDLLNGNKPARKLVDFDLVTKESMFSEEHQRLLFQTFQ
- a CDS encoding galactose ABC transporter substrate-binding protein, translating into MKKLMVVMCLALVLVAPVFAQGQGESKGVEIGCAIYKFDDTFMTGVRNAITAAAAETDAKVEVVDSMNIQATQNEKVDLFITKGMKAMQINPVDRTAAGVIIDKAKKANIPVVFFNREPLAEDMAKWDKIYYVGARAEESGTMSGQIIADYWKANKSMDKNGDGVLQYVMLKGEPGHQDAELRTEYSIKNLQDNGIKVQKLAEDTGMWDRVKGQEKMAAFIASQGDKIEAVFANNDDMALGAIEALKAAGYFKDGKFMPVVGVDATAPALQALEEGTLLGTVLNDAVNQGRATFMLSYDLARGITPTDASIGYKITDGKYVWVPYQKVTKENYKQFK
- the mglC gene encoding galactose/methyl galactoside ABC transporter permease MglC: MQGIGKSILNKKSLKQFVMDKAIFLVLLMLVIVIAIINPRILRLQVLRDILMMSSTKIIMALGMMFVILTGGVDLGGGRLVGMAAVVSASMLQTADYVRRFYPDLGQIPIILPILLAVFVGTLFGMMNGLIVAKFKVPAFIATLSSMLIIYGINSIYFNMPPNNSQPIGGLRADFTYLGSGSIGFVPVIVIFAALVSIIVWFVLNKTVFGKNVYAVGGNPEAAAVSGINITKTLVGLFGVCGFLISLSGVLEAARTGGATNNYGNGYELDAIASCVVGGVSTTGGVGTVSGVIAGVIIFSFINYGLTFIGVNPYWQNIIKGVIIVSAVSFDIRKYVQKK
- a CDS encoding ribulose-phosphate 3-epimerase, which encodes MKPIVINSPSLANCNLLELKDNVQELVDAGVTWMHIDLMDGHYVPNLYFPIRIVSDLKAAYPQLTLDVHMMVTNPMDYIQRLADAGADYLSFHSDSTNFVIRTLETIRKSGIKSGILVNPSQSVRSIEPYVDLLDMVTLMAVEPGFAGQQFMSRTLKRVEGLATVRKESGQDFLINVDGAINYPNLTPCIVRGANVIVTGIFTIFKQPDGITAACKRFDAEVANALKAGWIGDAY
- a CDS encoding helix-turn-helix domain-containing protein; this translates as MKLQFRHKRWFYKHLFSYILLLVVPLVIINGCFGKQINETYQQEVVSRLRSDIHALRDTVDDELELLLSTVHQFQLLQTVNRYRFEDDPLQANSIKSMLATFTITNRLLGDIVYLPYGQNFLFTSSTTSRIDFFAREMYVTEGLEPEEFLSELYSLKHLKAYSVERYKNEKGLVIAIPLVSDYATVSGVCLFFIADSTLEAMIHSKLSQYRARLQLHADDDSLLFQSSASDEPMPDQAITFSVSSNVAPWAYTVHIPQEQALLDDLNRLSGLQQTSTLIVVLAVSVLIFFLMFINYTPIKRLQKLAGNLADANPAARKLGELEEIASTLDYLKNQNTSLVMKLEKSRESEHNIVLQRLLSGRYKTIKAFNVDASELSIEFQYPQFLVACIQLQETNRDSDELAQLMRDELPEELNCYYVFTPIPDRIYFINSVRTEDFVCIPAFYEGMRKTIEAQTGLSLTVGLGSLVEGAIDIPRSFLEARTALDYRFVKGKNTTIIFDEVCKSVSYSVSYPHTLLDQLHVSLKARNEEAIESRTAELIAFLVQDTIPLFLAKSISFDMITLFFDHLPASVQSAEDSQREFFLLSDIDTIDEVVQIVESVKDKLLHMEKLEHTEDSQALLKDITEYIKVHCFECNFTMLQVSDAFSMQLPNLSLFFKEHTQLNLLDYVTALRMHAAKQLLSETDLPLKDVSLQIGYYNISSFIRRFKQLNGITPGDYRKIHKGMQRKPKSPDENLV
- a CDS encoding sugar ABC transporter ATP-binding protein; the protein is MYVLEMNHVSKAFPGVKALDDVSLKVRPGTVHALMGENGAGKSTLMKCLFGLYSMDEGDIAFNGQPVNIASVKEALNLGISMIHQELHLIPYRSVMENIWLGRYPRIGGSKSPVVDHKKMYEMTASLLKELNLTTIQPTDLLRTLSVSKAQSVEIAKAVSYESKIIIMDEPSSSLTENEVEHLFTIIRSLRDRGVAIIYISHKMEEILKISDEVTIMRDGKYVGTWPSSELTTATIIKRMVGRDLTHRFPSAESNIGSELLRVENYTSPNPRSFKDVSFTLHKGEILGIGGLVGAQRTEVMEAVFGLRLHSEGTLYLKGKPVHCNNAYDAKRLGMALLTEERRATGIFPVLSVQENLVIANIASYVNKSGLLNAAKMAEDTKKSIKDLDIKTPSARTLIKSLSGGNQQKVLFARWLLTTPEILILDEPTRGIDVGAKYEIYVIMRELAAQGKGVIMISSEMPELLGMTDRIVVMSEGRVAGVVDSKKTSQEEIMELATKYVG